One region of Dehalococcoidia bacterium genomic DNA includes:
- a CDS encoding GNAT family N-acetyltransferase, translating to MGRIEAEAKMGDQDGNPALDEFRKKYPEKFAGEKEAFSKIHKGGRIFIGTACAEPQYLVNALVDYVESNPKAFFDAEVLQVWTLGVAAYTQEKFKSNFRHNSFFIGDNTRGAVNQGLADYTPIFLSQVPQLFRRGVVPIDVALIQTSLPDRHGYLSLGISVDIVAEAVEQAHLVIAQVNANMPRVQGDGFLHIDRVDYVLPCDETVLEFDPPVDDELAAKIGNYVSRLVQDGDTIQVGYGSRLNSILGSLSNKKHLGVHTELMSDGIVELIKLGAIDNSRKKYDRGKTVATFCMGKRSTYDFIDDNPSIEFRTIEYTNDPLVIARHDNMVAINSALEIDLTGQATAESIGKTFYSGVGGQADFMRGAILSRNGRTILTIQSTVQDESVSRIVPFLSEGCGVTMIRGDIHYVVSEYGIAYLHGKNIRERAMELIAIAHPKFRSWLIEEAKKLNLIYKDQAFVPGKRGEYPESLETARTTSSGLQLLFRPVKISDEPLIKDFFYSLSDQSLYRRFISSRKDMPHERLQEFVIIDYTQEMVILATRGTEDNEEVVGIGQYGIGQDMHSAEVAFAVRDKDQRQGIGTELLNYLIYLGKRNGLLAFVAEVLYENKPMLTVFEKAGFKVTSSGSGLYYLSLEL from the coding sequence ATGGGACGAATTGAAGCGGAGGCTAAAATGGGAGACCAGGATGGAAATCCCGCGCTGGATGAATTCAGGAAGAAATATCCTGAAAAATTCGCGGGAGAAAAAGAGGCCTTCAGCAAGATACACAAAGGCGGCCGTATTTTCATCGGCACGGCCTGCGCTGAACCTCAGTACCTAGTCAACGCCCTGGTCGACTACGTAGAATCCAACCCCAAGGCCTTTTTCGATGCGGAGGTTCTGCAGGTGTGGACTCTTGGCGTGGCCGCCTACACACAGGAAAAATTCAAGTCGAATTTCAGGCATAACTCGTTCTTTATCGGCGATAATACCCGTGGGGCGGTCAACCAGGGTCTGGCTGATTATACACCCATCTTTCTCTCTCAGGTGCCACAGCTTTTCCGGCGGGGGGTCGTGCCCATCGACGTGGCTTTAATCCAGACCTCGTTGCCGGACCGGCACGGATATTTGAGTCTGGGCATCAGCGTGGATATCGTTGCGGAAGCCGTGGAGCAAGCTCACCTGGTAATCGCCCAGGTGAATGCCAATATGCCCAGGGTGCAGGGCGATGGATTTCTTCATATAGACCGTGTCGATTACGTATTACCCTGCGACGAAACTGTACTTGAATTTGATCCCCCTGTGGACGACGAGCTTGCTGCAAAGATAGGCAACTACGTATCGCGCCTGGTCCAGGACGGCGATACTATTCAGGTTGGCTACGGCAGCAGGCTCAATTCCATCCTCGGCAGCCTGTCCAATAAGAAACATCTGGGTGTGCATACGGAACTGATGTCGGACGGTATAGTTGAACTGATCAAGCTGGGAGCCATAGATAATTCAAGGAAGAAATACGACCGTGGGAAGACGGTGGCAACCTTTTGCATGGGTAAAAGATCTACTTACGACTTTATCGATGATAATCCATCCATTGAGTTTCGCACGATTGAATACACCAACGACCCGCTTGTCATCGCCCGGCACGATAATATGGTGGCCATCAACAGCGCGCTTGAGATCGACCTGACCGGCCAGGCCACTGCGGAATCGATCGGCAAGACCTTCTACAGTGGTGTTGGAGGGCAGGCTGACTTTATGCGGGGAGCGATCCTCTCGAGGAACGGCAGGACTATACTCACCATCCAGTCCACAGTCCAGGATGAGTCGGTCTCCAGGATCGTACCCTTTCTCAGCGAGGGATGCGGTGTGACCATGATAAGGGGCGATATCCATTATGTGGTTTCCGAGTATGGCATAGCGTATCTGCACGGTAAAAACATACGTGAGAGAGCCATGGAGCTGATAGCAATAGCGCACCCAAAATTCAGGTCGTGGTTGATTGAAGAAGCCAAGAAGCTCAACCTGATCTATAAAGACCAGGCATTCGTCCCGGGCAAGCGCGGGGAATATCCGGAATCGCTGGAGACAGCCAGGACAACCAGCTCCGGGCTGCAGTTGCTTTTCAGGCCGGTCAAAATCAGTGACGAACCTCTGATCAAGGACTTCTTTTACTCATTGTCCGATCAGAGCCTCTACCGCCGCTTTATCTCGAGCAGGAAGGACATGCCGCATGAACGGCTGCAGGAATTCGTAATCATCGACTATACGCAGGAGATGGTCATCCTGGCGACCAGGGGGACAGAGGATAATGAAGAGGTTGTGGGCATCGGTCAATATGGTATCGGACAGGATATGCACAGCGCCGAGGTAGCCTTTGCGGTGCGTGATAAGGACCAGAGGCAGGGGATAGGCACAGAGTTGCTGAATTACCTGATATATCTGGGTAAAAGAAACGGGCTGCTGGCCTTCGTAGCCGAAGTGCTATATGAGAACAAACCCATGCTGACAGTATTCGAGAAGGCTGGTTTTAAAGTGACGAGCAGCGGTTCGGGCCTCTACTATCTCAGCCTTGAACTGTGA
- a CDS encoding YtxH domain-containing protein has translation MDRDSGAGFFTGLLVGALIGVVVGFMYAPKSGSETRQIVKEKVASLRHEASGVAGKVKDAVQSRIAREEG, from the coding sequence ATGGATAGAGACAGCGGAGCAGGTTTTTTCACGGGATTACTGGTAGGTGCATTGATCGGTGTAGTCGTGGGATTTATGTATGCGCCGAAAAGCGGCTCCGAGACTCGCCAGATAGTAAAGGAGAAAGTTGCTTCCTTGAGACACGAGGCTTCCGGTGTGGCCGGTAAAGTTAAAGACGCAGTGCAAAGCCGTATAGCCAGGGAAGAGGGATAA
- a CDS encoding AI-2E family transporter: protein MTTESSPFKKYWRPVLILVAIALALWLIWISLAVLIPFLIGILMAYLLIPLVQWLERVLPPRKKAARARRVVSIIVVFILFTAVMFFFIAYIGSALVAASTVMVDKAPLYLQQGLDQFSEWFKAFRGGLPQQIAERFENWLSQLGPAAGKFLQDFVVGSMAVIPASMPTVMGFFILPFFLFFLLMDYESFQKFFFDAVPSSAARRTGDILSIIGNVMGRYIRSTLVLSIIVGVMVFIGLAILQVEHAAALAALTSLTQFIPIIGPVISGLVLLIIVLALQPHLVIWALLVFLIAQMLLNTIFVNWIQGKYMQMHPAVIMVLLVVGGYVAGFWGMILALPVGATIWEIIKYFRVEQVSEKLET, encoded by the coding sequence TTGACGACGGAAAGCAGCCCGTTTAAAAAGTATTGGCGTCCCGTTCTCATACTTGTTGCCATTGCGCTGGCGCTGTGGCTGATATGGATATCCCTGGCCGTGCTGATCCCGTTTCTGATAGGCATACTCATGGCCTACCTTTTAATACCGCTGGTGCAGTGGCTGGAACGCGTTTTACCGCCCCGGAAAAAGGCCGCCAGGGCCCGAAGGGTTGTTTCAATTATTGTCGTGTTCATTCTGTTTACCGCAGTAATGTTTTTTTTCATTGCATATATAGGTTCTGCGCTGGTGGCGGCTTCAACGGTTATGGTGGATAAAGCTCCTCTGTATTTACAGCAGGGGCTGGATCAGTTCAGTGAGTGGTTTAAGGCGTTCAGGGGAGGACTGCCCCAGCAGATAGCAGAGAGGTTTGAAAACTGGTTATCCCAACTGGGGCCTGCCGCAGGAAAATTCTTGCAGGATTTTGTGGTGGGCAGCATGGCTGTTATACCTGCCTCAATGCCCACCGTAATGGGGTTTTTTATACTGCCTTTTTTCCTTTTCTTTTTGCTTATGGATTACGAGTCATTCCAGAAATTTTTCTTCGATGCCGTACCGTCGAGCGCCGCACGGCGCACGGGCGATATACTCAGCATTATAGGGAATGTTATGGGCCGCTATATCCGATCTACCTTAGTATTAAGCATAATAGTCGGTGTGATGGTATTTATAGGCCTGGCCATTCTACAAGTGGAACATGCTGCGGCACTGGCCGCATTAACTTCTTTAACGCAGTTCATTCCCATCATCGGTCCGGTCATTTCGGGGCTGGTCCTTCTGATAATCGTGCTGGCCCTGCAGCCTCATCTCGTGATCTGGGCATTGTTGGTTTTTCTCATTGCGCAAATGTTGCTAAATACTATATTCGTTAACTGGATACAGGGAAAGTATATGCAAATGCATCCTGCCGTCATCATGGTGCTGCTTGTTGTAGGTGGGTATGTCGCAGGATTCTGGGGTATGATTCTAGCCCTGCCGGTAGGCGCCACCATATGGGAGATTATCAAGTACTTCCGCGTTGAGCAGGTCAGCGAGAAGCTGGAAACCTGA